The Chaetodon trifascialis isolate fChaTrf1 chromosome 17, fChaTrf1.hap1, whole genome shotgun sequence genome has a segment encoding these proteins:
- the LOC139345479 gene encoding forkhead box protein D1-like — translation MQNKMEKRGAQLPLFAPASSSQQRLFRKSTTYLAKIAVVLQDAPHKMLTFTQLMDKLAPLICEDRKSVENNIRVCLSANKCFVKVPVFPDSLDSKKNYWKLEPSQITAKMVRRHFKGILQLFPELASKVETENMSRASECRSALHCAEAVHIRCEVKFSGPFSIESLLKRDSPSAASPLSGVPLGAKPQPRSTKRSFSWDPEEPLLLQAAAGTSSICSTGGSTHRGLTANGAAQPIKRMHVCTEASFPVYSRASPAPYFSSPHSSYITYSVPTFTHDAFRFWL, via the exons ATGCAGAACAAGATGGAGAAGCGTGGAGCTCAGCTGCCTCTCTTCGCTCCAGccagcagctctcagcagcGTCTGTTCAGGAAGAGCACCACCTACCTGGCTAAGATCGCTGTCGTCCTCCAAGACGCTCCACACAAGATGCTCACTTTCACTCAG ctgatGGACAAGCTGGCACCACTCATTTGTGAGGACAGAAAATCTGTTGAGAACAACATCAGAGTGTGTTTATCAGCCAACAAATGTTTTGTCAAG gtTCCAGTGTTTCCTGATTCACTGGACAGTAAGAAAAACTACTGGAAACTGGAGCCCAGTCAGatcacagcaaagatggtgCGTCGTCACTTCAAAGGGATCCTGCAGCTCTTCCCTGAGTTGGCCTCCAAAGTGGAAACGGAGAACATGAGCAGAGCATCAGAGTGCCGCTCAGCTCTCCACTGTGCTGAGGCTGTTCACATCAGGTGTGAGGTGAAGTTCAGCGGTCCTTTCTCCATCGAGTCCCTCCTGAAGAGAGACAGTCCTTCCgcagcctctcctctgtccGGCGTGCCGCTCGGAGCCAAGCCGCAGCCTCGGTCCACAAAGAGGAGCTTCAGCTGGGACCCTGAGGAGCCTCTCCTCCTTCAAGCTGCAGCTGGAACTTCTTCCATCTGCTCAACAGGGGGCAGCACACACCGTGGACTCACTGCTAATGGAGCTGCTCAGCCCATCAAGAggatgcatgtgtgcactgaGGCCTCATTCCCCGTCTACAGCAGAGCCAGCCCTGCTCCTTATTTCAGCAGCCCACACAGCAGTTACATCACTTACTCTGTACCCACATTTACCCATGATGCTTTCCGTTTCTGGCTGTAA
- the LOC139345579 gene encoding forkhead box protein D1-like, whose protein sequence is MEKRGAQLPLFAPASSSQQRLFRKSTTYLAKIAVVLQDAPHKMLTFTQLMDKLAPLICEDRKSVENNIRVCLSANKCFVKVPVFPDSLDSKKNYWKLEPSQITAKMVRRHFKGILQLFPELASKVETENMSRASECRSALHCAEAVHIRCEVKFSGPFSIESLLKRDSPSAASPLSGVPLGAKPQPRSTKRSFSWDPEEPLLLQAAAGTSSICSTGGSTHRGLTANGAAQPIKRMHVCTEASFPVYSRASPAPYFSSPHSSYITYSVPTFTHDAFRFWL, encoded by the exons ATGGAGAAGCGTGGGGCTCAGCTGCCTCTCTTCGCTCCAGccagcagctctcagcagcGTCTGTTCAGGAAGAGCACCACCTACCTGGCTAAGATCGCTGTCGTCCTCCAAGACGCTCCACACAAGATGCTCACTTTCACTCAG ctgatGGACAAGCTGGCACCACTCATTTGTGAGGACAGAAAATCTGTTGAGAACAACATCAGAGTGTGTTTATCAGCCAACAAATGTTTTGTCAAG gtTCCAGTGTTTCCTGATTCACTGGACAGTAAGAAAAACTACTGGAAACTGGAGCCCAGTCAGatcacagcaaagatggtgCGTCGTCACTTCAAAGGGATCCTGCAGCTCTTCCCTGAGTTGGCCTCCAAAGTGGAAACGGAGAACATGAGCAGAGCATCAGAGTGCCGCTCAGCTCTCCACTGTGCTGAGGCTGTTCACATCAGGTGTGAGGTGAAGTTCAGCGGTCCTTTCTCCATCGAATCCCTCCTGAAGAGAGACAGTCCCTCCgcagcctctcctctgtccGGTGTGCCGCTCGGAGCCAAGCCGCAGCCTCGGTCCACAAAGAGGAGCTTCAGCTGGGACCCCGAGGAGCCTCTCCTCCTTCAAGCTGCAGCTGGAACTTCTTCCATCTGCTCAACAGGGGGCAGCACACACCGTGGACTCACTGCTAATGGAGCTGCTCAGCCCATCAAGAggatgcatgtgtgcactgaAGCCTCATTCCCCGTCTACAGCAGAGCCAGCCCTGCTCCTTATTTCAGCAGCCCACACAGCAGTTACATCACTTACTCTGTACCCACATTTACCCATGATGCTTTCCGTTTCTGGCTGTAA
- the LOC139345572 gene encoding catenin beta-1-like, with protein MATQSDLMELDMAMGDSKAAVSQWQQQSYLDSGIQSGVTTTAPSLSGKGNPDAEEDDPTLYDWEFNQPFTPEATDIEGYAMTRAQRVRAAMFPETLEEGIQIPPTQLDAAHPTAVQRLAEPSQMLKHAVVNLINYQDDAELATRAIPELTKLLNDEDQVVVNKAAVMVHQLSKKEASRHALMRSPQMVSAVVRAMQNTGDVETARCSAGTLHNLSHHREGLLAIFKSGGIPALVKMLGSPVDSVLFYAITTLHNLLLHQEGAKMAVRLAGGLQKMVALLSNTNVKFLAITTDCLQILAYGNQESKLIILASGGPQALVNIMRTFTYEKLLWTTSRVLKVLSVCSSNKPAIVEAGGMQALGLHLTDPSQRLVQNCLWTLRNLSDAATKQEGMEGLLGTLVQLLGSDDINVVTCAAGILSNLTCNNYSNKLMVCQVGGIEALVRTVLRAGDREDITEPAVCALRHLTSRHQDAEMAQNAVRLHYGLPVVVKLLHPPSHWPLIKATVGLIRNLALCPANHSALREQGAIPRLVQLLVRAHQDTQRRTSMGGNQQQFVEGVRMEEIVEGCTGALHILARDVHNRIVIRGLNTIPLFVQLLYSPVENIQRVAAGVLCELAQDKEAAEAIEAEGATAPLTELLHSRNEGVATYAAAVLFRMSEDKPQDYKKRLSVELTSSLFRTEPMAWNETGDLGLDMGAQGDPLAYRQDDGAYRAYPTAYSQDALLDPMMEGADYHADTLPDLGHHTDPLPDLGHTQDLMDSNQLAWFDTDL; from the exons ATGGCTACCCAGT CTGATTTGATGGAGTTGGACATGGCAATGGGAGACAGCAAGGCTGCAGTGAgccagtggcagcagcagtccTACCTGGATTCAGGGATCCAGTCTGGAGTCACCACCACAGCACCATCTCTGAGCGGCAAGGGAAACCCTGATGCTGAGGAGGATGATCCAACTCTCTATGACTGGGAGTTCAACCAGCCCTTCACTCCTGAGGCTACAG ACATTGAGGGGTATGCCATGACCCGGGCCCAGCGGGTGCGTGCTGCCATGTTCCCAGAGACCTTGGAGGAGGGCATCCAGATTCCACCTACCCAACTGGATGCTGCCCACCCAACAGCAGTGCAGCGCCTGGCAGAGCCCTCTCAGATGCTGAAGCATGCTGTGGTCAACCTCATTAACTATCAAGATGATGCTGAGCTGGCCACTCGTGCCATCCCCGAGCTTACCAAACTGCTCAACGATGAGGACCAA GTTGTTGTGAATAAAGCAGCTGTAATGGTGCATCAGTTGTCAAAGAAGGAGGCATCACGCCACGCCCTGATGCGCTCTCCACAAATGGTTTCGGCCGTGGTTCGTGCCATGCAGAACACTGGCGATGTGGAGACAGCTCGCTGCTCTGCTGGCACCTTGCACAACCTTTCCCACCATCGTGAGGGGCTCCTTGCAATCTTCAAATCTGGAGGCATCCCTGCCCTGGTCAAGATGTTGGG CTCGCCAGTGGACAGTGTCTTGTTCTACGCAATCACCACTCTCCACAACCTGCTGTTGCATCAGGAAGGGGCAAAGATGGCGGTGCGTCTGGCTGGAGGACTGCAGAAGATGGTGGCCCTGTTGTCTAACACCAATGTCAAATTCCTGGCAATCACTACTGACTGCCTGCAGATCCTGGCATATGGAAACCAGGAAAGCAAG CTGATCATTCTGGCCAGCGGTGGTCCCCAGGCCCTGGTCAACATCATGAGGACCTTCACATATGAGAAACTGCTGTGGACCACAAGCAGAGTGCTCAAGGTGCTCTCTGTTTGCTCAAGCAACAAGCCTGCCATCGTAGAGGCTG GAGGCATGCAGGCCTTGGGGCTTCATCTGACAGACCCCAGCCAGCGTCTGGTGCAGAACTGCCTCTGGACTCTGAGGAATCTTTCAGATGCTGCCACTAAAcag gAGGGAATGGAGGGTCTCCTGGGGACCCTGGTCCAGCTGCTGGGCAGTGATGACATCAATGTAGTGACATGTGCTGCTGGCATCCTCTCCAACCTGACCTGCAACAACTACAGTAACAAACTCATGGTCTGCCAG GTTGGAGGCATTGAGGCTCTGGTGCGAACAGTGCTcagagctggagacagagaggacatcACAGAGCCGGCAGTCTGTGCTCTGCGTCACCTGACCTCGCGCCACCAGGATGCCGAGATGGCCCAGAATGCTGTGCGCCTTCATTATGGCCTGCCTGTGGTGGTCAAACTACTGCACCCTCCATCCCACTGGCCACTAATCAAG GCCACAGTTGGTCTGATCCGCAACTTGGCTCTTTGCCCAGCCAACCACAGTGCTCTGCGGGAGCAGGGAGCCATCCCCCGACTGGTCCAGCTGCTCGTCAGGGCTCATCAGGACACCCAGAGGCGCACCAGCATGGGAGGCaaccagcagcagtttgtg GAGGGTGTGCGCATGGAGGAAATAGTGGAAGGCTGCACAGGAGCTCTGCACATCCTGGCCCGGGACGTCCACAACAGAATTGTCATCAGAGGGCTCAACACCATTCCACTCTTTGTCCAG TTGCTGTATTCTCCAGTGGAGAATATCCAGCGTGTGGCAGCAGGTGTGCTGTGTGAACTGGCTCAGGACAAGGAAGCCGCAGAGGCAATCGAAGCTGAAGGAGCCACAGCTCCCCTCACTGAGCTCCTGCATTCCCGCAATGAGGGCGTTG CAACCTATGCTGCAGCTGTCCTGTTCCGCATGTCCGAGGACAAACCCCAGGACTACAAGAAACGTCTGTCGGTGGAGCTGACCAGCTCTTTGTTCAGAACTGAGCCTATGGCCTGGAATGAG ACTGGAGACCTGGGACTGGATATGGGAGCTCAGGGAGACCCTCTGGCGTACAGGCAGGATG ATGGAGCATACCGGGCCTACCCAACAGCCTACAGCCAGGACGCCCTTTTGGATCCCATGATGGAAGGCGCGGACTACCATGCTGACACTCTGCCCGACCTGGGCCACCACACTGATCCATTGCCAGACCTTGGCCACACCCAGGACCTGATGGACAGCAACCAGCTGGCCTGGTTTGACACCGACCTGTAG
- the dync1li1 gene encoding cytoplasmic dynein 1 light intermediate chain 1 — MATSGRSALLSSTSTGPKSTLENSNPEEDDGQDLWSTILSEVSTHSRSKLPSGKNVLVMGEVGSGKTTLVAKLQGVEEYMKGRGLEYLYFSVHDDDIDDHARCNAWVLDGDLYHKGLQGVAVPVDSIGNTLLLIAVDMSRPWNALDSLQKWAAVAREHIDKLRVAPETLRELEHRLVKQFQEYTEPGSGEDGTPQRRSEDEESVLLPLGDNTLTHNLGIPMVVVCTKCDAISTLEKEHDYRDEHLDFIQSHIRRFCLQYGASLVYTSVKEMKNLDILYKYLVHRLYGFPFHCPAQVVERDAVFIPSGWDNEKKIAILHENFQTVKGDDSFEDVVVKPPVRKIVHEKEIQAEDDQVFLVKLQSLLAKQPAVTAGRPVDTTSRAPTGSPRTSNRSAAANVANAMPQSGQTSEGVLANFFNSLLTKKAGTGGPGTPGGGNNTPGTVRKSGSKLGLGDVQAELDRISSRETDSDLPNANETPATDGQDT; from the exons ATGGCGACTTCAGGGAGGAGTGCATTATTATCCTCCACCTCAACTGGACCTAAGAGTACACTGGAGAACTCCAACCCAGAGGAGGATGACGGACAGGATTTATG GTCCACCATCCTGAGCGAAGTGTCAACCCATTCAAGATCAAAGCTACCGTCTGGGAAAAATGTCCTGGTCATGG gTGAGGTGGGTTCAGGGAAGACCACCTTGGTTGCAAAGCTACAGGGGGTTGAAGAGTACATGAAAGGGCGTGGCCTGGAATACCTCTACTTCAGTGTCCATGATGACGACATCGACG acCATGCTAGGTGTAATGCCTGGGTGTTAGACGGAGACCTTTACCACAAAGGCCTGCAGGGAGTCGCGGTGCCGGTAGACTCGATCGGCAACACGTTGCTGCTGATAGCGGTCGACATGTCGCGGCCTTGGAACGCTCTGGACTCTCTCCAGAAGTGGGCAGCCGTGGCTAGGGAACACATCGACAAACTCCGGGTCGCCCCCGAAACGCTGCGGGAGCTGGAGCACAGAC ttgtgaaACAGTTCCAGGAGTACACAGAGCCAGGCAGTGGGGAGGATGGCACCCCgcagaggaggagtgaagaTGAGGAGAGCGTGCTGCTGCCGTTAGGAgataacacactcacacacaatctGGGAATACCAATGGTTGTGGTCTGCaccaag TGTGACGCCATCAGCACGTTGGAGAAGGAGCACGACTACAGAGACGAACACCTGGACTTTATCCAGTCTCACatcagacgtttctgtctgcagt ATGGAGCATCTCTGGTTTACACATCAGTGAAGGAGATGAAAAACTTGGACATTCTGTACAAATATCTGGTCCACAGACTCTACGGCTTTCCCTTCCACTGCCCGGCACAAGTGGTGGAAAGAGATGCCGTCTTCAT TCCTTCAGGTTGGGACAATGAGAAGAAGATTGCCATACTTCACGAGAACTTCCAGACAGTAAAAGGAGACGACAGCTTTGAGGACGTAGTAGTCAAACCGCCAGTCAGAAAG ATTGTACATGAAAAGGAGATTCAGGCAGAAGATGACCAAGTCTTTCTGGTAAAACTGCAG TCGTTGCTCGCCAAACAGCCCGCTGTGACAGCAGGGCGGCCAGTG GACACCACCAGCAGAGCACCCACCGGTTCCCCCAGGACAAGTAATCGCTCCGCAGCGGCCAACGTAGCAAACGCCATGCCACAGTCGG GTCAGACCAGTGAAGGTGTGTTGGCCAACTTCTTCAACAGTCTACTGACAAAGAAAGCGGGGACGGGCGGGCCCGGGACGCCAGGTGGCGGTAACAACACTCCAGGAACAGTTCGCAAGTCAG GTTCGAAGCTGGGCCTGGGCGATGTACAGGCGGAACTGGACCGCATATCCAGCCGGGAGACTGACTCGGACTTGCCCAATGCCAACGAGACGCCTGCCACTGACGGCCAGGACACATGA